A window of Colius striatus isolate bColStr4 chromosome 29, bColStr4.1.hap1, whole genome shotgun sequence contains these coding sequences:
- the PRUNE1 gene encoding exopolyphosphatase PRUNE1 translates to MERFLEGSRAALEEHVRQHQEIHVVMGNEACDLDSAVSALALAYFLAKTSPAPRAAFVPVLNIPRADFALRTETRFLLRQEGLPSASLVFRDEIDLGGLHGAGLLSLTLVDHHVLPGADAALDEAVVEILDHRPLERERAAGCRVTAAPVGSCATLVTERIAQGPPGVLDRATAALLHGTILLDCVNLSPAAGKVTPRDVACVSLLEERFPELPARDSIFQALQEAKFDVSGLTTEQMLRKDLKVLSGDELLLAVSAVYVDLETFLRRPGLLRDLEAFCHARGYAGLVAMSISFSQHNEPSRQLAVYSQNETLRSTVCRALEEATAPSLSLQPLLSPWPCLGTYTQGNALASRKKVLPILRAALGGPGAAGGPEEEVVPPPTPMNSLVEECPLAQPVPPLCPQDVLERVSRIAAGQPPGSPK, encoded by the exons ATGGAGCGGTTCCTGGAGGGGAGCCGGGCGGCTCTGGAG GAGCACGTCCGGCAGCACCAGGAGATCCACGTGGTGATGGGCAACGAGGCCTGTGACCTGGACTCCGCCGTctcagccctggccctggcGTATTTCCTGGCGAAG ACCTCCCCGGCTCCCAGAGCCGCCTTCGTGCCGGTGCTGAACATCCCTCGCGCCGACTTCGCCCTGCGGACCGAGACGCGGTTCCTGCTGCGGCAGGAGGGGCTGCCCAGCGCCTCCCTGGTGTTTCGGGACGAGATCGACCTGGGGGGGCTGCACGGCGCCGGGCTGCTCTCCCTGACGCTGGTGGATCACCACGTCCTGCCTGG CGCTGACGCAGCCCTGGACGAGGCCGTGGTGGAGATCCTGGATCACCGGCCCCTGGAGCGGGAGCGAGCTGCCGGCTGCCGGGTGACGGCGGCGCCGGTGGGTTCCTGCGCCACGCTGGTGACCGAGCGCATCGCCCAAGGGCCGCCGGGCGTGTTGGACAGAGCCACGGCCGCGCTGCTGCACG GCACCATCTTGCTGGACTGCGTGAACCTGAGCCCGGCCGCCGGCAAGGTGACGCCCCGCGACGTGGCGTGCGTGTCCCTGCTGGAGGAGAGGTTCCCCGAGCTGCCAGCCCGAGACTCCATCTTCCAGGCCCTGCAGGAGGCCAAGTTTGACGTGTCAG ggctgacGACGGAGCAGATGCTGCGGAAGGACCTCAAAGTGCTGTCGGGTGACGAGCTGCTCCTGGCCGTCAGCGCCGTCTACGTGGACCTGGAG ACATTCCTGCGCCGGCCCGGGCTGCTGCGGGATCTGGAGGCTTTCTGCCACGCTCGTGGCTACGCGGGGCTGGTGGCCATGAGCATCTCCTTCAGCCAGCACAACGAGCCCTCCCGGCAGCTCGCGGTCTACAGCCAGAACGAGACCCTCCGCAGCACG GTGTGCCGGGCGCTGGAGGAGGCGACGGCGCCGTCCctgagcctccagcccctcctgagCCCCTGGCCCTGCCTGGGCACCTACACCCAGGGCAACGCTCTGGCCTCGAGGAAGAAGGTGCTGCCCATCCTGAGGGCGGCCCTGGGGGGGCCTGGCGCTGCCGGGGGGCCGGAGGAGGAGGTGGTCCCGCCGCCCACCCCCATGAACAGCCTGGTTGAGGAATGCCCGCTGGCACAGCCCGTGCCCCCGCTGTGCCCGCAGGACGTCCTGGAGCGCGTCAGCCGCATCGCTGCCGGGCAGCCCCCCGGCTCCCCAAAGTaa
- the MINDY1 gene encoding ubiquitin carboxyl-terminal hydrolase MINDY-1 isoform X2, protein MDPQGSQGSDLDLPEAPEGRMEEQHPEQGETLPAPSSGEQTPQLAEEAVSGQVVVAGGQKSLAAQGQAAEPCKEGEEEEDEASHPGLGQSGCATHLLCDEHPRGEAAEAQLGGDGGALLAAPVAAAVAGALEPLSEPPQAQTPSEPPKAQTPPESPKAQAPPEPLQARSPPEPPKAQTPPEPLQAQTPPEPPQAWTPSEPPQAQTPPEPPQARSPPEPPKAQTLPEPPKAQTPPELPQAWTPSEPPQAPTPPEPPQARSPPEPLQAQTPPEPPQAQTPPEPPKAQTLPEPPRAQTLPEPPRAQSPSQGAETDFYCVKWISWKGERTPVVMQSENGPCPLLAIMNILLLQWKVKLPPQKEVVTAEELMAHLGDCILGTQPREPSEGLQLNFQQNINDTMMVIPKLSTGLDVNVRFTGVSDFEYTPECIIFDLLNVPLYHGWLVDPQSPEVVQAVGKLSYNQLVEKIITCKQASDSGLVSEAAAREGELSVFFRNNHFSTMTKHKGHLYLLVTDQGFLQEEGVVWETLHNVDGDSCFCDTEFHLSHAPGKGGATAGPLEPRLQQRQVDQDYLMALSLQQQQGQGPSALSDLELARQLQQEEYQQQQQLPVQGRPQPGSRPATERRQRHKPDLDCTLL, encoded by the exons ATGGACCCACAGGGTTCTCAGGGCTCTGATCTGGACCTGCCAGAGGCACCTGAAGGTCGGATGGAGGAGCAGCACCCTGAGCAGGGAGAGACCCTCCCGGCCCCTTCCAGTGGTGAACAGACCCCCCAGCTCGCAGAGGAGGCCGTGAGTGGGCAAGTGGTGGTGGCTGGTGGCCAGAAGagcctggcagcacagggacaAGCTGCTGAGCCGtgcaaggagggggaggaagaggaggatgaggctTCCCACCCTGGCCTGGGGCAGTCAGGCTGTGCCACACATCTACTCTGTGACGAGCATCCGaggggagaggctgcagaggcacagctggggggggatgggggggccCTACTGGCTGCCCCCgtggctgctgcagtggctggggcACTAGAGCCCCTTTCAGAGCCCCCCCAAGCCCAGaccccctcagagccccccaaaGCCCAGACCCCACCAGAGTCCCCCAAAGCCCAGGCCCCACCGGAGCCACTCCAAGCCCGGAGCCCAccagagccccccaaagccCAGACTCCACCAGAGCCACTCCAAGCCCAGACCCCACCAGAGCCCCCTCAAGCCTGGaccccctcagagcccccccaaGCCCAGACCCCACCAGAGCCCCCCCAAGCCCGGAGCCCAccagagccccccaaagccCAGACCctgccagagccccccaaagccCAGACCCCACCAGAGCTCCCTCAAGCCTGGACCCCTTCAGAGCCCCCCCAAGCCCCGACCCCACCAGAGCCCCCCCAAGCCCGGAGCCCACCAGAGCCACTCCAAGCCCAGACCCCACCAGAGCCCCCTCAAGCCCAGACCCCAccagagccccccaaagccCAGACCCTGCCAGAGCCCCCCCGAGCCCAGACCCTGCCAGAGCCCCCCCGAGCCCAGAGCCCGTCCCAGGGGGCAGAGACAGACTTTTACTGCGTCAAGTGGATCAGCTGGAAGGGCGAGCGGACGCCCGTCGTCATGCAGAGCGAGAACGGGCCCTGCCCGCTCCTGGCCATCATGAAcatcctcctgctgcagtgGAAG GTGAAGCTGCCCCCGCAGAAGGAGGTGGTCACGGCCGAGGAGCTGATGGCCCATTTGG GGGATTGTATCCTGGGCACCCAGCCCCGAGAGCCCTccgaggggctgcagctcaaCTTCCAGCAG AACATCAACGACACCATGATGGTCATTCCCAAGCTCTCCACGGGCCTGGACGTCAACGTGCGCTTCACGGGCGTCTCAGACTTCGAGTACACACCCGAGTGCATCATCTTTGACCTCCTCAACGTGCCCCTCTACCATGGCTGGCTGGTGGACCCCCAG AGCCCAGAGGTGGTGCAAGCCGTGGGCAAGCTGAGCTACAACCAGCTGGTGGAGAAGATCATCACCTGCAAACAGGCCAGCGACTCGGGGCTGGTGAGCGAAG CCGCCGCCAGGGAGGGAGAGCTCAGCGTCTTCTTCCGCAACAACCACTTCAGCACCATGACAAAGCACAAG ggCCACCTCTACCTGCTGGTGACAGACCAGGGCTTcctgcaggaggagggggtGGTCTGGGAGACCCTCCACAACGTGGATGGCGACAGCTGCTTCTGTGACACCGAGTTCCACCTCAGCCACGCTCCGGGCAAGGGGGGAGCCACTGCCGGCCCCCTGGAGCCCCggctgcagcagagacaagTGGATCAG GATTACCTCATGGCgctgtcactgcagcagcagcagggccagggcccCTCGGCGCTCAGTGACCTGGAGCTGGCgcggcagctgcagcaggaggagtatcagcagcagcagcagctcccagtgcaG GGTCGCCCCCAGCCCGGCAGCCGCCCGGCCACGGAGCGGAGACAGCGGCACAAGCCCGACTTGGACTGCACCCTCCTGTAG
- the CERS2 gene encoding ceramide synthase 2 codes for MFQTLYSSFWWERLWLPANLTWADLEDRDGRVYAKASDLYITLPLAFLFLIVRHLFETYVATPLAGLLNVKEKIRLKATPNPVLEKFYATTTKHPKQADVELLSRASGVTVRQVERWFRRRRNQDRPSLLKKFREASWRFTFYLLAFIAGLAVIVDKPWFYDLREVWKGYPIQSVLPSQYWYYMIELSFYWSLLFSIASDVKRKDFKEQIIHHVATIILISFSWFANYVRAGTLIMALHDSSDYLLESAKMFNYAGWRNTCNNIFIVFAAVFIVTRLVILPFWIMHCTVVYPLDLYPPFFGYYFFNFMMVVLQSLHIFWAYLIIRMAQKFITGKVVEDERSDREETDNSEEEEEAAKNGPVNGPLSNGHPPALNNNHRKTD; via the exons ATGTTTCAGACCCTCTACAGCTCCTTTTGGTGGGAGCGGCTCTGGCTCCCGGCAAACCTCACCTGGGCCGACCTGGAGGACCGGGATGGGCGAGTCTACGCCAAAGCCTCCGACCTCTACATCACCCTGCCCTTggccttcctcttcctcatcgTCCGGCACCTCTTTGAGAC GTACGTGGCCACCCCCCTGGCCGGGCTGCTGAACGTCAAGGAGAAGATCAGGTTAAAAGCCACCCCCAACCCCGTGCTGGAGAAGTTCTACGCCACCACCACCAAACACCCCAAGCAG GCCGACGTGGAGCTGCTGTCCAGGGCGAGCGGCGTCACGGTGCGACAGGTCGAGCGCTGGTTCCGCCGCCGGCGCAACCAGGACAGGCCGAGTCTGCTCAAGAAGTTCCGAGAGGCCAG TTGGCGATTCACGTTTTACCTTCTTGCTTTCATTGCTGGCCTGGCTGTCATAGTGGAT aaACCCTGGTTCTACGACCTGCGGGAGGTGTGGAAGGGGTACCCCATCCAG AGCGTGTTGCCCTCCCAGTACTGGTACTACATGATTGAACTCTCCTTCTACTGGTCCCTCCTCTTCAGCATCGCCTCCGACGTCAAGCGCAAG GACTTCAAGGAGCAAATCATCCACCACGTGGCCACCATCATCCTCATCAGCTTCTCCTGGTTCGCCAACTACGTCCGGGCAGGGACCCTCATCATGGCCCTGCACGACTCCTCCGACTATCTGCTGGAG tCTGCCAAGATGTTCAACTACGCTGGCTGGAGAAACACCTGCAACAACATCTTCATCGTCTTCGCCGCCGTCTTCATCGTCACCCGCCTGGTCATCCTGCCCTTCTG GATCATGCACTGCACCGTGGTCTATCCCCTGGACCTTTACCCTCCTTTCTTTGGCTACTACTTCTTCAACTTCATGATGGTGGTGCTGCAGTCGCTGCACATCTTCTGGGCCTACCTCATCATCCGCATGGCCCAGAAGTTCATAACTGGAAAG GTGGTGGAGGACGAGCGGAGCGACCGCGAGGAGACCGACAActcggaggaggaggaggaggctgcgAAGAACGGCCCCGTGAACGGGCCCCTGTCCAACGGGCACCCCCCTGCCCTCAACAACAACCACCGCAAAACCGACTGA
- the MINDY1 gene encoding ubiquitin carboxyl-terminal hydrolase MINDY-1 isoform X1: protein MDPQGSQGSDLDLPEAPEGRMEEQHPEQGETLPAPSSGEQTPQLAEEAVSGQVVVAGGQKSLAAQGQAAEPCKEGEEEEDEASHPGLGQSGCATHLLCDEHPRGEAAEAQLGGDGGALLAAPVAAAVAGALEPLSEPPQAQTPSEPPKAQTPPESPKAQAPPEPLQARSPPEPPKAQTPPEPLQAQTPPEPPQAWTPSEPPQAQTPPEPPQARSPPEPPKAQTLPEPPKAQTPPELPQAWTPSEPPQAPTPPEPPQARSPPEPLQAQTPPEPPQAQTPPEPPKAQTLPEPPRAQTLPEPPRAQSPSQGAETDFYCVKWISWKGERTPVVMQSENGPCPLLAIMNILLLQWKVKLPPQKEVVTAEELMAHLGDCILGTQPREPSEGLQLNFQQNINDTMMVIPKLSTGLDVNVRFTGVSDFEYTPECIIFDLLNVPLYHGWLVDPQSPEVVQAVGKLSYNQLVEKIITCKQASDSGLVSEGLVAEQFLEATASQLTYHGLCELTAAAREGELSVFFRNNHFSTMTKHKGHLYLLVTDQGFLQEEGVVWETLHNVDGDSCFCDTEFHLSHAPGKGGATAGPLEPRLQQRQVDQDYLMALSLQQQQGQGPSALSDLELARQLQQEEYQQQQQLPVQGRPQPGSRPATERRQRHKPDLDCTLL from the exons ATGGACCCACAGGGTTCTCAGGGCTCTGATCTGGACCTGCCAGAGGCACCTGAAGGTCGGATGGAGGAGCAGCACCCTGAGCAGGGAGAGACCCTCCCGGCCCCTTCCAGTGGTGAACAGACCCCCCAGCTCGCAGAGGAGGCCGTGAGTGGGCAAGTGGTGGTGGCTGGTGGCCAGAAGagcctggcagcacagggacaAGCTGCTGAGCCGtgcaaggagggggaggaagaggaggatgaggctTCCCACCCTGGCCTGGGGCAGTCAGGCTGTGCCACACATCTACTCTGTGACGAGCATCCGaggggagaggctgcagaggcacagctggggggggatgggggggccCTACTGGCTGCCCCCgtggctgctgcagtggctggggcACTAGAGCCCCTTTCAGAGCCCCCCCAAGCCCAGaccccctcagagccccccaaaGCCCAGACCCCACCAGAGTCCCCCAAAGCCCAGGCCCCACCGGAGCCACTCCAAGCCCGGAGCCCAccagagccccccaaagccCAGACTCCACCAGAGCCACTCCAAGCCCAGACCCCACCAGAGCCCCCTCAAGCCTGGaccccctcagagcccccccaaGCCCAGACCCCACCAGAGCCCCCCCAAGCCCGGAGCCCAccagagccccccaaagccCAGACCctgccagagccccccaaagccCAGACCCCACCAGAGCTCCCTCAAGCCTGGACCCCTTCAGAGCCCCCCCAAGCCCCGACCCCACCAGAGCCCCCCCAAGCCCGGAGCCCACCAGAGCCACTCCAAGCCCAGACCCCACCAGAGCCCCCTCAAGCCCAGACCCCAccagagccccccaaagccCAGACCCTGCCAGAGCCCCCCCGAGCCCAGACCCTGCCAGAGCCCCCCCGAGCCCAGAGCCCGTCCCAGGGGGCAGAGACAGACTTTTACTGCGTCAAGTGGATCAGCTGGAAGGGCGAGCGGACGCCCGTCGTCATGCAGAGCGAGAACGGGCCCTGCCCGCTCCTGGCCATCATGAAcatcctcctgctgcagtgGAAG GTGAAGCTGCCCCCGCAGAAGGAGGTGGTCACGGCCGAGGAGCTGATGGCCCATTTGG GGGATTGTATCCTGGGCACCCAGCCCCGAGAGCCCTccgaggggctgcagctcaaCTTCCAGCAG AACATCAACGACACCATGATGGTCATTCCCAAGCTCTCCACGGGCCTGGACGTCAACGTGCGCTTCACGGGCGTCTCAGACTTCGAGTACACACCCGAGTGCATCATCTTTGACCTCCTCAACGTGCCCCTCTACCATGGCTGGCTGGTGGACCCCCAG AGCCCAGAGGTGGTGCAAGCCGTGGGCAAGCTGAGCTACAACCAGCTGGTGGAGAAGATCATCACCTGCAAACAGGCCAGCGACTCGGGGCTGGTGAGCGAAG ggctggtggctgaGCAGTTCCTGGAGGCCACGGCCTCGCAGCTGACGTACCACGGGCTGTGTGAGCTCACAGCCGCCGCCAGGGAGGGAGAGCTCAGCGTCTTCTTCCGCAACAACCACTTCAGCACCATGACAAAGCACAAG ggCCACCTCTACCTGCTGGTGACAGACCAGGGCTTcctgcaggaggagggggtGGTCTGGGAGACCCTCCACAACGTGGATGGCGACAGCTGCTTCTGTGACACCGAGTTCCACCTCAGCCACGCTCCGGGCAAGGGGGGAGCCACTGCCGGCCCCCTGGAGCCCCggctgcagcagagacaagTGGATCAG GATTACCTCATGGCgctgtcactgcagcagcagcagggccagggcccCTCGGCGCTCAGTGACCTGGAGCTGGCgcggcagctgcagcaggaggagtatcagcagcagcagcagctcccagtgcaG GGTCGCCCCCAGCCCGGCAGCCGCCCGGCCACGGAGCGGAGACAGCGGCACAAGCCCGACTTGGACTGCACCCTCCTGTAG
- the CDC42SE1 gene encoding CDC42 small effector protein 1, with amino-acid sequence MSDFWHKLGCCVVEKPQPKKRRRRIDRSMIGEPMNFVHLTHIGSGDMAAGEGLPMTGAVQEMRSKGGRERQWSNSRVL; translated from the exons ATGAGCGACTTCTGGCACAAACTGGGCTGCTGCGTCGTGGAGAAGCCACAGCCC aagaagaggaggagacgGATCGACCGCTCCATGATCGGGGAGCCCATGAACTTCGTCCACCTGACACACATCGGCtctggagacatggctgcaggCGAAGGGCTGCCCATG ACCGGCGCCGTGCAGGAGATGAGGTCCAAGGGCGGCCGGGAGCGACAGTGGAGCAACTCCCGGGTCTTGTAG